The stretch of DNA TTGCTGCTGCTGGTTTTGCTGGTGGCGGGCGTGTACTGGCTGATTCACCGTCCGAATTTTGCGCTGCGCGAGATCCGGATCGACGGCGATACCGAACACATCAACGTTCCAGTGGTGCGCGCAGGGGTGAACGGACGGCTCGGCGGCAATTACTTCACGGTTGATCTGGATAGTGCGCGTCAGGCTTTTGAGCAAATGCCATGGGTGCGCCATGCCAGCGTGCGGCGGGTCTGGCCCGACACGCTGGCGGTCACGCTCGATGAATACACGCCGCTAGGAACATGGGGCAGCGATCAACTGGTGAGCGTGGATGGCGAGTTGTTCACGGCGAATCAGGGCGAACTCGAAGGTGAATTACCGGCTTTTGACGGGCCGGTCGGCTCAGCAAAAGAAGTCGTGCGGCGTTACCGCGATTTCACGAAATGGCTGGCCCCCTTGGGCGCGACGCCGGAAGAAGTGACGCTGTCGCCACGCTACGCATGGACCGTGAAGCTATCGAACGGCACCCAGCTTGAGTTTGGGCGTGAACGCAATGCGCAAACGCTGTTTGATCGCAGCCAGCGTCTGACTGCTGCATGGTCAGCTGTCACGCAACGTTGGGGCAAGGATATCGAGTACGCAGACTTGCGCTATCCGAACGGTTTCGCCATTCATGCCGCCGGCATGCGTTTTATCAGCGAAGCCGACAAGGGCAAGAAATAACAGGACATCACACGCAATGAGCACGCTATGAGTAAAGACTACAAAGATTTGCTGGTCGCCCTCGACATCGGAACCTCGAAGGTCGTGGCCATCGTTGCCGAGCTGAAAAGCGAAGGGCATTACGAGGTGATCGGGTTAGGCCAGAGCGAATCGAAAGGGCTCAAAAAAGGCGTGGTGGTTAATATCGAGGCGACCGTCCAGTCGATTCAGCGCGCCCTTGAAGAGGCCGAGCTGATGGCCGACTGCAAGATCACGAATGTCTTTACCGGGATCGCCGGCAGCCATATTCGCAGCTTTAACTCGAGCGGCATGGTGGCGATCAAGGACAAGGAAGTGACGCAAACAGACGTCGCGCGCGTGATCGAAACCGCGAAAGCAATCAATATTCCGACGGATCAGCAGGTGCTGCATATCCTGACGCAGGAATTCATCATCGATGGCCAGGAAGACGTGCGCGAGCCGATCGGCATGAGCGGCATTCGTCTTGAAGTGAAAGTGCATATCGTCACCGGCGCGGTGAGCGCGGCGCAAAACATCGTCAAATGCGTGCGGCGCTGTGGCCTCGAAGTCAATGATTTGATCCTGCAGCCGCTGGCTTCGTCCCTGGCGACGTTGACCGAAGACGAAAAGGAACTGGGCGTGGTGCTGGTCGACATTGGCGGCGGCACGACGGACATCGCTATTTTCAGCGAAGGCGCGATTCGCCACACCGCCGTGATTCCCATTGCAGGTGACCAGATCACAAGTGACATCGCAATGGCACTGCGCACGCCGACACCGGACGCCGAAGATATCAAGGTCGATTACGGCATTGCCAAACAGGCCCTGGCTGATCCAGACGAGATGATCGAGGTGCCGGGTCTGGGCGAGCGCGGTCCGCGCACGCTATCGCGCCAGGCGTTAGCGGCGGTGGTTGAGCCGCGTGTCGAAGAGCTGTTCTCGCTGGTGCAGCAGGTGGTGCGCGAATCCGGTTACGAAGAATTGCTGAGTTCCGGCATCGTGCTGACCGGCGGCGCGGCCATGATGCCTGGCATGGTGGAGCTGGGCGAAGATATTTTTCTCAAACCGGTGCGTATTGGCGCGCCGGAGTATTCCGGCGGCCTGGCTGACGTGGTGCGCAATCCGCGCTATTCGACAGCGATGGGCCTGCTGGTTGAAGGGCATGCGCAACGGGTGCGCGGGCGCAAGGTCGCGGTGCAGTCCGGCTCGATGGGACAAGTTTTGACGCGGATGAAAGACTGG from Paraburkholderia hayleyella encodes:
- a CDS encoding cell division protein FtsQ/DivIB; translation: MWNNVRQLNLAASALHALLLLVLLVAGVYWLIHRPNFALREIRIDGDTEHINVPVVRAGVNGRLGGNYFTVDLDSARQAFEQMPWVRHASVRRVWPDTLAVTLDEYTPLGTWGSDQLVSVDGELFTANQGELEGELPAFDGPVGSAKEVVRRYRDFTKWLAPLGATPEEVTLSPRYAWTVKLSNGTQLEFGRERNAQTLFDRSQRLTAAWSAVTQRWGKDIEYADLRYPNGFAIHAAGMRFISEADKGKK
- the ftsA gene encoding cell division protein FtsA, which encodes MSKDYKDLLVALDIGTSKVVAIVAELKSEGHYEVIGLGQSESKGLKKGVVVNIEATVQSIQRALEEAELMADCKITNVFTGIAGSHIRSFNSSGMVAIKDKEVTQTDVARVIETAKAINIPTDQQVLHILTQEFIIDGQEDVREPIGMSGIRLEVKVHIVTGAVSAAQNIVKCVRRCGLEVNDLILQPLASSLATLTEDEKELGVVLVDIGGGTTDIAIFSEGAIRHTAVIPIAGDQITSDIAMALRTPTPDAEDIKVDYGIAKQALADPDEMIEVPGLGERGPRTLSRQALAAVVEPRVEELFSLVQQVVRESGYEELLSSGIVLTGGAAMMPGMVELGEDIFLKPVRIGAPEYSGGLADVVRNPRYSTAMGLLVEGHAQRVRGRKVAVQSGSMGQVLTRMKDWFLGNF